Proteins encoded within one genomic window of Bradyrhizobium sp. AZCC 1719:
- a CDS encoding FTR1 family iron permease, with the protein MSSAFIQAAVILLREGLEAMLVIAALAGYLTKAGAAHRIQALYGGALAAVGASFVAAWLFAVLNSGDHSDILEGVIILVAAALMLYVSGWLMVKQDPRGWQDYLAHKADRALSQDTVWAVGALAFLAVFREGAETVLFIHALAKTEGGWSAGLFAGLAVATVGLAVLFYFINLIARKLPLRPLFIVTSAFLFVMAIKFIGEAVQEFQEQAIITVTDVKGSAFLTAIGLNPSMEALSIQGLVILFALASYSVVQRNNRLMREDKAAMRAAE; encoded by the coding sequence ATGTCGTCAGCTTTCATCCAAGCCGCTGTCATCCTGCTCCGCGAAGGACTCGAAGCCATGCTGGTGATCGCAGCACTCGCGGGCTATCTGACCAAGGCCGGTGCCGCCCACCGCATTCAGGCGCTGTACGGCGGGGCGCTCGCCGCGGTCGGCGCCAGCTTCGTCGCCGCCTGGCTGTTTGCGGTGCTGAACTCCGGCGACCACAGCGATATCCTCGAGGGCGTCATCATTCTCGTCGCCGCCGCCCTGATGCTCTATGTCAGCGGCTGGCTGATGGTGAAGCAGGACCCGCGCGGCTGGCAGGATTATCTTGCGCATAAAGCCGACCGTGCGCTGTCGCAGGACACCGTGTGGGCGGTCGGCGCGCTGGCCTTCCTCGCGGTGTTCCGGGAGGGCGCCGAGACCGTGCTGTTCATCCATGCGCTGGCGAAGACCGAGGGTGGCTGGAGCGCGGGCCTGTTCGCCGGCCTTGCGGTGGCGACGGTGGGCCTCGCCGTGCTGTTCTATTTCATCAACCTGATTGCGCGAAAGCTTCCGCTGCGGCCGCTGTTCATCGTCACCTCGGCGTTCCTGTTCGTGATGGCGATCAAGTTCATCGGCGAGGCGGTGCAGGAGTTCCAGGAACAGGCGATCATCACGGTCACCGACGTGAAGGGCTCGGCGTTTCTGACCGCGATCGGCCTGAATCCTTCCATGGAAGCGCTGTCGATCCAGGGCCTGGTGATCCTGTTTGCGCTGGCGAGCTATTCGGTGGTCCAGCGCAACAACCGCCTGATGCGCGAGGACAAGGCCGCTATGCGCGCGGCTGAGTAG
- a CDS encoding COX15/CtaA family protein: MTASSAQQAPHASAIRWWLIVVAALIAVMVLVGGATRLTESGLSIVEWKPVTGTLPPLNEAQWAQAFEGYKAIPQYRELNAGMSLAEFKTIFWWEWSHRLLGRVIGAVYLLPFLYFLWRGAFSAELKKRLWLIFGLGALQGAVGWWMVASGLSQRTEVSQYRLATHLVLALIIFASIVWTLRRMRARPQPAAAPRLKITAVALLGLTFLQLYFGALVAGLRAGRVYNTWPEIDGALIPSSARLFFEEPWWRNLFDNTLTVQFEHRMTAYALLALAVLHAVDSVRSRAGIAVVGGAWSLVAAITLQAGLGILTLLRQVPIDLALAHQAVAIVVLTLAVLQTERLVARRTEHDRQKLAMPLGQPG, encoded by the coding sequence ATGACCGCTAGTTCCGCACAGCAGGCCCCGCATGCCAGCGCCATCAGATGGTGGCTGATCGTGGTTGCCGCGCTGATTGCGGTCATGGTGCTGGTCGGCGGCGCCACGCGCCTGACGGAATCCGGATTGTCGATCGTGGAGTGGAAGCCGGTTACCGGCACGCTGCCGCCGCTCAACGAGGCGCAATGGGCGCAGGCGTTCGAGGGCTACAAGGCCATTCCGCAATACCGCGAACTCAACGCCGGAATGAGCCTTGCCGAGTTCAAGACCATCTTCTGGTGGGAATGGAGCCATCGGCTGCTCGGACGCGTGATCGGTGCGGTCTACCTGCTGCCGTTCCTGTACTTTCTGTGGCGTGGCGCGTTCAGCGCTGAATTGAAAAAGCGATTGTGGCTGATCTTCGGCCTCGGTGCGCTGCAGGGGGCGGTCGGCTGGTGGATGGTCGCCTCCGGCCTGTCCCAACGGACCGAGGTATCTCAATATCGGCTGGCGACGCATCTGGTGCTCGCGCTGATCATTTTTGCGTCGATCGTTTGGACGCTGCGGCGGATGCGTGCGCGTCCGCAACCTGCGGCGGCGCCACGACTGAAAATAACCGCTGTGGCGTTGCTGGGGTTGACCTTCCTACAGCTCTATTTCGGCGCGCTGGTCGCGGGCCTGCGCGCGGGACGTGTATACAATACCTGGCCCGAGATCGACGGCGCCTTGATTCCGTCGTCGGCGCGACTGTTCTTCGAGGAGCCGTGGTGGCGCAACTTGTTCGACAACACGCTCACCGTGCAGTTCGAACACCGCATGACCGCCTACGCACTACTGGCGCTGGCGGTCCTTCATGCGGTCGATAGCGTGAGGTCACGGGCCGGTATTGCCGTGGTCGGCGGCGCCTGGTCTCTGGTGGCGGCGATCACGCTGCAGGCCGGGCTCGGCATTCTGACGCTGCTGCGCCAGGTGCCGATCGATCTCGCGCTGGCCCATCAGGCTGTTGCGATCGTGGTCCTGACGCTGGCGGTTTTGCAGACCGAGCGTCTGGTTGCGCGGCGCACCGAGCACGACAGGCAGAAGCTGGCGATGCCGCTCGGGCAGCCTGGCTGA
- a CDS encoding polysaccharide deacetylase family protein: protein MASDFGILRRAWMELAYFSGYFRLKQRQRGGAGVILRFERVRPRDSRTFQPNRWREITPQFLDRTIQALKRWNFDLITMDEVCRRAVTLPRANRFACLTFDGGCKDVITQAYPVLSKQGVPFTVYLPTAFPDGLGEAWWLALEEMIGREDRISLVIDRKERRFATGSTPEKYDTFEFLASWMRTLPPPDLSFAIHDLCTRYSVDLGALSRAASLDWDDLATLAADPLVTIGSATVNYSALSNLKGTDAQREMTMGKAVAETALRQPVRHFAYPFGDRQSWRREHVVMAQEAGFASAVSTIPGVVEAKGYTNLHALPRIAWDGRQGSLRTMRVLLSGMMFPASRPTRDNWV from the coding sequence GAGCTCGCCTATTTCAGCGGCTATTTCAGGCTGAAGCAGCGGCAGCGCGGTGGCGCCGGCGTCATTTTGCGGTTCGAGCGCGTGCGTCCGCGCGATTCCCGCACCTTTCAGCCCAATCGGTGGCGTGAAATCACGCCGCAATTTCTCGACCGGACGATCCAGGCACTGAAGCGTTGGAACTTCGACCTGATCACGATGGACGAGGTGTGCCGGCGGGCGGTCACGCTGCCAAGGGCCAATCGGTTTGCCTGCCTGACCTTCGACGGCGGCTGCAAGGATGTCATCACGCAGGCCTATCCGGTGTTGTCGAAGCAGGGCGTGCCCTTTACCGTCTACCTGCCCACCGCGTTTCCGGATGGGCTCGGCGAAGCCTGGTGGCTCGCTCTGGAAGAGATGATCGGGCGCGAGGATCGCATCAGCCTGGTGATCGACCGCAAGGAACGGCGTTTCGCAACGGGCAGCACGCCCGAGAAGTATGACACGTTCGAATTTCTGGCGAGCTGGATGCGGACGCTGCCGCCGCCGGATCTTTCGTTCGCGATCCACGACCTCTGCACGCGCTACTCCGTGGATCTCGGGGCGCTGTCGCGCGCTGCCTCGCTGGATTGGGACGATCTGGCCACGCTCGCCGCCGACCCGCTGGTGACGATCGGCAGCGCAACGGTGAACTATTCCGCACTGTCCAACCTGAAAGGGACGGACGCGCAGCGCGAAATGACGATGGGCAAGGCGGTTGCGGAGACCGCCTTGCGCCAGCCCGTCAGGCATTTCGCCTATCCGTTCGGGGACCGGCAATCCTGGCGCCGAGAGCATGTCGTGATGGCGCAGGAGGCAGGCTTCGCCAGCGCGGTATCGACGATCCCGGGCGTCGTCGAGGCCAAAGGATACACGAATCTGCACGCATTGCCCCGGATCGCCTGGGACGGACGGCAGGGTTCGCTGCGCACGATGCGGGTGTTGCTGTCGGGGATGATGTTTCCCGCGAGCAGGCCGACCCGGGACAATTGGGTCTAG
- the nadC gene encoding carboxylating nicotinate-nucleotide diphosphorylase has product MTLTPLLPVVYEPLVRTALLEDLGRAGDITADAIVPADKRASLVLRARQSGVVAGLGIARCAFQLVNPAIQLEAERPDGSVVAPGDVIAAIEGPARGLLTGERTALNFLCHLSGVATATASLVSAAQGTKARIVCTRKTTPGLRALEKYAVRAGGGSNHRFGLDDAILIKDNHIALAGDIRTAIERAKAHAGHLVKIEVEVDTLAQLEQALAIGVDAVLLDNMTIEELRQAVTMTGDRAITEASGRITAETAKAIAATGVDLISAGWLTHSSAALDIGLDYLGLNRQAA; this is encoded by the coding sequence GTGACACTAACCCCGCTTCTGCCTGTCGTGTACGAGCCGCTGGTTCGAACCGCCCTGCTCGAAGACTTAGGCCGCGCCGGCGACATCACGGCAGATGCGATCGTTCCGGCGGACAAGCGCGCCTCGCTGGTGCTGCGCGCGCGCCAATCCGGCGTGGTGGCCGGGCTCGGCATCGCGCGCTGTGCATTTCAGCTCGTCAATCCAGCCATCCAACTCGAGGCGGAACGCCCTGACGGCAGCGTGGTGGCGCCGGGAGACGTGATCGCCGCGATCGAGGGGCCGGCACGCGGATTGTTGACCGGCGAACGGACGGCGCTGAATTTTCTCTGCCACCTCAGCGGCGTCGCGACCGCAACGGCCTCGCTGGTATCGGCCGCGCAAGGCACCAAGGCGCGCATCGTCTGTACCCGCAAGACGACGCCCGGGCTGCGCGCACTGGAAAAATACGCGGTCCGCGCCGGCGGTGGCAGCAATCACCGCTTTGGCCTCGACGACGCCATTCTGATCAAGGACAACCATATCGCACTGGCCGGCGACATCAGGACCGCGATCGAACGCGCAAAGGCGCATGCCGGCCACCTCGTCAAGATCGAGGTCGAAGTCGATACATTGGCGCAACTTGAACAAGCGCTTGCGATCGGGGTGGATGCGGTCCTGCTCGACAATATGACAATCGAGGAACTGCGACAGGCGGTTACCATGACCGGCGACCGGGCGATCACGGAAGCGTCGGGCCGCATCACGGCCGAGACCGCCAAGGCGATCGCCGCGACCGGCGTCGACCTGATTTCGGCCGGCTGGCTGACCCACAGCTCCGCCGCGCTCGATATCGGGCTCGACTATCTCGGACTCAATCGGCAGGCAGCGTAG
- a CDS encoding DUF2842 domain-containing protein, whose product MTIRTRKFFGTLALLVLVVVWSLLGMTIAQTPWLASSGLLQAIFYVVAGLGWVLPAMPIVSWMSRPDRTA is encoded by the coding sequence ATGACGATACGCACCCGCAAATTCTTTGGAACCCTCGCTTTGCTGGTGCTGGTCGTGGTGTGGTCGCTGTTGGGAATGACTATCGCCCAGACGCCGTGGCTGGCCAGTTCAGGCCTGCTGCAGGCGATCTTCTATGTCGTGGCAGGGCTTGGATGGGTGCTGCCGGCGATGCCGATCGTGAGCTGGATGTCGCGGCCCGATCGCACCGCTTAG